Proteins encoded within one genomic window of Actinoplanes octamycinicus:
- a CDS encoding molybdenum cofactor biosynthesis protein MoaE, with product MTVTLAEVLDAPLDLAAHEAAVADRRAGAVVSFQGVVRDHDHGRDVTLLEYEGHPTAAAILREVAEEIAADPAVYAVAVSHRIGTLQIGDVALVASVSTAHRAAAFEACARLVDEVKARLPIWKRQVFLDGQEEWVNCP from the coding sequence ATGACCGTCACCCTCGCCGAGGTCCTGGACGCCCCGCTGGACCTGGCCGCCCACGAGGCCGCGGTGGCCGACCGCCGGGCCGGTGCGGTGGTCTCCTTCCAGGGTGTGGTCCGCGACCACGACCACGGGCGTGACGTCACCCTGCTGGAATACGAGGGTCACCCGACCGCCGCCGCGATCCTCCGCGAGGTGGCCGAGGAGATCGCCGCCGACCCGGCGGTCTACGCGGTCGCCGTCTCGCACCGGATCGGCACCCTGCAGATCGGTGACGTGGCGCTGGTCGCCTCGGTCAGCACCGCCCACCGGGCCGCCGCCTTCGAGGCCTGCGCCCGGCTGGTCGACGAGGTGAAGGCCCGCCTGCCGATCTGGAAACGTCAGGTCTTCCTGGACGGTCAGGAGGAGTGGGTCAACTGCCCGTGA
- a CDS encoding molybdopterin molybdotransferase MoeA, with protein MSADVNPPVGWDQARELAYQAGLAASAGAERIPLAAGDGRTLAEPLRALTALPAFPTSSIDGWAVRGAGPWRPVGRVLAGGTPPPLTGDGTCVEIATGAMVPEGAAALIRVEESATGADGLVTGTPRPAPEWRLPGEEAAAGEELLPAGTPVDPAVIGVAATCGYETLTVRPEPRAALLVFGDELLTAGPPGAGRVRDSLGPQVPGWLRRCGATVTSVDGPVQDTLAAHLAAIRAALETADVVCTTGGTMHGPVDHLHPSLAELGADYVVNTVGVRPGFPMLLARVPGPDGRARFLAGLPGNPQSAVIALVSLVAPLLDGLSGRPFRAELPQVEAAIPVAGRGRDTHLALAALDPTGRVATPVGHVGSAMLRGLANAHGFVVVRPGVKVAAGDPVPFLPLPLLPGERA; from the coding sequence GTGAGCGCTGACGTGAATCCCCCGGTCGGCTGGGACCAGGCTCGGGAGCTGGCCTATCAGGCCGGTCTCGCCGCCTCGGCCGGCGCCGAGCGGATCCCCTTGGCAGCCGGTGACGGCCGCACCCTGGCCGAGCCGTTGCGTGCCCTCACCGCCCTGCCCGCCTTCCCGACCTCCAGCATCGACGGCTGGGCGGTGCGCGGCGCCGGCCCGTGGCGGCCGGTCGGGCGGGTGCTGGCCGGTGGCACGCCGCCGCCGCTGACCGGCGACGGCACCTGCGTCGAGATCGCCACCGGCGCCATGGTGCCCGAGGGCGCCGCCGCCCTGATCCGCGTCGAGGAGTCCGCCACCGGCGCGGACGGCCTGGTCACCGGCACTCCGCGGCCCGCTCCGGAGTGGCGCCTGCCCGGCGAGGAGGCCGCCGCGGGCGAGGAGCTGTTGCCGGCCGGCACCCCGGTCGACCCGGCGGTCATCGGCGTCGCGGCCACCTGTGGATACGAGACGCTGACCGTGCGCCCCGAGCCGCGCGCCGCCCTCCTGGTCTTCGGCGACGAGCTGCTCACCGCCGGCCCGCCCGGCGCCGGCCGGGTCCGCGACTCGCTCGGCCCGCAGGTCCCCGGCTGGCTGCGCCGCTGCGGCGCCACGGTGACCTCGGTCGACGGCCCGGTCCAGGACACCCTGGCGGCGCATCTGGCCGCGATCCGGGCCGCCCTGGAGACCGCCGACGTGGTCTGCACCACCGGCGGCACCATGCACGGCCCGGTCGACCATTTGCACCCGTCGCTCGCCGAGCTCGGCGCGGACTATGTGGTCAACACCGTCGGCGTGCGCCCCGGCTTCCCGATGCTGCTCGCCCGGGTCCCCGGGCCGGACGGCCGCGCGCGCTTCCTGGCCGGCCTCCCGGGCAACCCGCAGTCCGCGGTGATCGCCCTGGTCAGCCTGGTCGCGCCGCTGCTCGACGGGCTGTCCGGCCGGCCGTTCCGGGCCGAGCTGCCGCAGGTCGAGGCGGCCATCCCGGTCGCCGGCCGCGGCCGCGACACCCACCTGGCGCTGGCCGCCCTCGACCCGACCGGCCGGGTCGCCACCCCGGTCGGGCACGTCGGCTCGGCGATGCTGCGCGGTCTCGCCAACGCCCACGGTTTCGTCGTGGTCCGGCCCGGCGTCAAGGTGGCCGCCGGTGACCCGGTCCCGTTCCTGCCCCTTCCGCTGCTGCCCGGGGAGCGCGCATGA
- a CDS encoding MogA/MoaB family molybdenum cofactor biosynthesis protein, producing the protein MGTPGGPAVTIRARVIVASNRAAAGVYADTSGPRLVAGLRELGCEVTDPVVVPDGDPVAEALRAAVQDGVDVVLTSGGTGVTPTDRTPEATRPLLDFEIPGIAEAIRAHSRDRVPAAALSRGLAGVAGRTLIVNLPGSTGGAKDGLAVLGPLLQHTVDQIRGGDH; encoded by the coding sequence CTGGGTACGCCCGGAGGACCGGCCGTGACGATCCGCGCCCGGGTGATCGTCGCGTCGAACCGCGCGGCCGCCGGCGTCTACGCCGACACCAGCGGCCCCCGCCTGGTCGCCGGCCTGCGCGAGCTGGGGTGCGAGGTGACCGATCCGGTCGTGGTGCCGGACGGCGATCCGGTCGCCGAGGCGCTCCGGGCGGCCGTCCAGGACGGCGTCGACGTGGTCCTGACCAGCGGCGGCACCGGCGTCACCCCGACCGATCGGACCCCCGAGGCGACCCGCCCGCTGCTCGACTTCGAGATCCCCGGCATCGCCGAGGCGATCCGCGCGCACAGCCGGGACCGGGTGCCGGCCGCCGCCCTCTCCCGCGGCCTGGCCGGCGTCGCCGGCCGCACCCTGATCGTCAACCTGCCCGGCTCGACCGGCGGCGCCAAGGACGGTCTCGCGGTCCTCGGTCCCCTGCTCCAGCACACCGTCGACCAGATCCGGGGCGGCGACCACTAG
- the moaC gene encoding cyclic pyranopterin monophosphate synthase MoaC, producing MPQETHLTHVDETGAARMVDVSAKAVSDRRAVAAGQVHTTSRVIELLRGGDLPKGDALAVARLAGIMGAKRTPDLVPLCHPIGLHGVTVELELGADVVEITAVTKTADRTGVEMEALTAVATAGLAMIDMIKAVDPAASLDAVRVIRKEGGKTGLWVRPEDRP from the coding sequence ATGCCCCAGGAAACACATCTCACCCATGTCGACGAGACCGGCGCCGCCCGGATGGTCGACGTGTCCGCCAAGGCGGTGAGCGACCGCCGGGCCGTCGCGGCTGGTCAGGTGCACACCACCAGCCGGGTGATCGAGCTGTTGCGGGGCGGCGACCTGCCCAAGGGCGACGCCCTCGCGGTGGCCCGGCTGGCCGGGATCATGGGCGCCAAACGCACCCCGGATCTGGTGCCGCTGTGTCACCCGATCGGGCTGCACGGGGTCACCGTGGAGCTGGAGCTCGGCGCGGACGTGGTGGAGATCACCGCGGTGACCAAGACCGCGGACCGGACCGGCGTCGAGATGGAGGCGCTCACCGCGGTGGCCACCGCCGGCCTCGCGATGATCGACATGATCAAGGCGGTGGATCCGGCCGCCAGCCTGGACGCGGTCCGGGTGATCCGCAAGGAGGGCGGCAAGACCGGACTCTGGGTACGCCCGGAGGACCGGCCGTGA
- a CDS encoding putative bifunctional diguanylate cyclase/phosphodiesterase produces MPDTGINDDATDRRLRLLIGLVVVLGLGASAAWAHQAYLHPGPVPPLGLLALLGGTVIAAYRLRVSVRVRSGREGLAWDEIPALVGLMLIPAPWVVLCATVSVLVLKIWDRPGLRKTVFATAKEALTVSAAGAVFAAFGVRPDLSTPQVPVLAVLTGLVVFTLVDQLVFLPVLATDNRTSILRVARRSWIGKIIGFLGELGACLLALWVLTSHANVLLLLVVPLVVACMQLWQSRSSRTREEREAWQRLAKATDELNAVDLTQVLHSAATRAAQIFRAAEAAIDLTAAGPGRTVLATEERVLADGPLSVAPARTGDTSVDLIAHDGGVRVGVLRLRFGGAVRLTEVEEYKLRTFASAVCTAIRNAQAYAELARIAAENAYAAAHDPLTGLANRRQFYERAEQLCHDVAPDGLVALMIIDLNHFKEVNDTLGHAAGDDVLREVARRLSEAAAPGDLVARLGGDEFAVLLTGLPTPALANHRAGTMLAALEPGIEVEGMVITVEAAGGIALAAGTGSAEELMRRADIAMYQAKRAGEPTMSYTHARDTADVERLMLTGELRRAVDKQEFTVDFQPIVDLGSGEVISAEALARWHHPGQGNLDPLRFLETVERSGQLPAFADAVLDQSLEAMRTWREAGFDLPVAVNVSPRSLLDPDFPAAVLGRLERHDVPADRLVLELAETLTISQLDVVARVLAELRNAGVRLAVDDFGTGVSSLSVLSRIPVHQLKIDSEFVAAVETSAEAAAVIRTTVDLARNLHLTVVAEGVESEPQRRALWELGCLAGQGHLFARPLSAARFLGTLQRGSAGRPGALAAALHDAGSVVRMPVRRSSGPGRSPLPHLPA; encoded by the coding sequence ATGCCTGACACCGGCATCAACGACGACGCGACCGATCGGCGGCTCCGGCTGCTCATCGGTCTCGTCGTCGTTCTGGGCCTCGGCGCCTCCGCCGCCTGGGCCCACCAGGCCTATCTGCATCCCGGCCCGGTCCCGCCGCTCGGCTTGCTGGCCCTGCTCGGCGGCACGGTGATCGCGGCGTACCGGCTCCGGGTCTCGGTCCGGGTGCGATCCGGCCGCGAGGGCCTCGCCTGGGACGAGATCCCGGCCCTGGTCGGCCTGATGCTGATTCCGGCGCCCTGGGTGGTGCTCTGCGCCACGGTCAGCGTCCTGGTCCTCAAGATCTGGGACCGGCCCGGCCTCCGCAAGACCGTCTTCGCGACGGCCAAGGAGGCGCTGACGGTCAGTGCGGCGGGCGCCGTCTTCGCGGCGTTCGGGGTCCGTCCCGACCTCTCCACCCCGCAGGTCCCGGTGCTCGCCGTCCTCACTGGCCTGGTCGTCTTCACCCTGGTCGACCAGTTGGTCTTCCTCCCGGTGCTGGCGACCGACAACCGGACCAGCATCCTGCGCGTCGCCCGGCGCAGCTGGATCGGCAAGATCATCGGCTTCCTCGGCGAGCTCGGCGCCTGCCTGCTCGCCCTCTGGGTGCTCACCTCCCACGCGAACGTGCTGCTTCTCCTGGTCGTCCCGCTCGTTGTTGCTTGCATGCAGCTGTGGCAGTCCCGCAGTTCCCGGACCCGCGAGGAGCGCGAGGCGTGGCAGCGCCTGGCGAAGGCCACCGACGAGCTGAACGCCGTCGACCTCACCCAGGTGCTGCACTCCGCGGCCACCCGGGCCGCGCAGATCTTCCGCGCCGCCGAGGCGGCCATCGACCTGACCGCGGCCGGACCCGGCCGCACCGTGCTCGCCACCGAGGAGCGGGTCCTCGCCGACGGCCCGCTGTCGGTGGCGCCGGCTCGCACCGGCGACACCAGCGTGGACCTGATCGCGCACGACGGCGGCGTCCGGGTCGGGGTGCTCCGGCTGCGCTTCGGAGGCGCGGTCCGGCTCACCGAGGTGGAGGAGTACAAGCTGCGCACCTTCGCCTCGGCGGTGTGCACCGCGATCCGGAACGCGCAGGCGTACGCCGAGCTGGCCCGGATCGCCGCGGAGAACGCCTACGCCGCGGCCCACGACCCGCTCACCGGGCTGGCCAACCGCCGCCAGTTCTACGAGCGCGCCGAGCAGCTGTGCCACGACGTGGCGCCGGACGGCCTGGTCGCCCTGATGATCATCGACTTGAACCACTTCAAGGAGGTCAACGACACCCTCGGCCACGCCGCCGGTGACGACGTGCTCCGCGAGGTGGCCCGCCGGCTCAGCGAGGCCGCCGCGCCCGGCGACCTGGTGGCCCGGCTCGGCGGGGACGAGTTCGCCGTGCTGCTCACCGGTCTGCCCACGCCCGCGCTGGCCAACCACCGGGCCGGCACGATGCTCGCCGCGCTGGAGCCGGGCATCGAGGTCGAAGGCATGGTGATCACCGTGGAGGCGGCCGGCGGGATCGCGCTGGCGGCCGGCACGGGCAGCGCCGAGGAGTTGATGCGCCGCGCCGACATCGCCATGTACCAGGCGAAACGCGCCGGCGAGCCGACCATGAGCTACACCCACGCCCGGGACACCGCGGATGTCGAGCGGCTGATGCTGACCGGCGAGCTGCGCCGCGCGGTCGACAAGCAGGAGTTCACCGTCGACTTCCAGCCGATCGTCGACCTGGGCAGCGGCGAGGTGATCTCGGCCGAGGCACTGGCCCGGTGGCACCACCCCGGCCAGGGCAACCTCGACCCGCTCCGATTCCTCGAGACGGTGGAGCGCTCCGGCCAGCTGCCGGCCTTCGCCGACGCGGTCCTGGACCAGTCGCTGGAGGCCATGCGGACCTGGCGGGAGGCCGGGTTCGACCTGCCGGTGGCGGTCAACGTGTCGCCGCGCAGCCTGCTCGACCCGGACTTCCCGGCCGCTGTGCTCGGCCGGCTGGAGCGGCACGACGTGCCGGCCGACCGGCTGGTCCTGGAGCTGGCCGAGACGCTCACCATCAGCCAGCTCGACGTGGTCGCCCGGGTGCTGGCCGAGCTGCGCAACGCCGGGGTGCGACTGGCCGTCGACGACTTCGGCACCGGGGTCTCCTCGCTGTCGGTGCTCTCCCGCATCCCGGTGCACCAACTCAAGATCGATTCGGAGTTCGTCGCCGCGGTGGAGACCTCGGCGGAGGCGGCCGCGGTGATCCGGACGACCGTGGACCTCGCCCGCAACCTGCATCTGACGGTGGTGGCCGAGGGCGTGGAGAGCGAGCCGCAGCGTCGGGCACTGTGGGAGCTGGGCTGTCTGGCCGGGCAGGGGCACCTGTTCGCGCGGCCGCTGTCGGCGGCGCGGTTCCTCGGCACGCTGCAGCGTGGATCGGCCGGGCGGCCGGGTGCGCTGGCGGCGGCGTTGCACGACGCCGGGTCGGTGGTGCGGATGCCGGTCCGCCGGTCGTCCGGACCGGGGAGATCTCCTCTGCCACACTTGCCGGCGTGA
- a CDS encoding TFIIB-type zinc ribbon-containing protein codes for MQMTCPKCHGEMRVYERSGVTIDQCTECRGIFLDRGELEKLFAAEATYNRSAPAPGPAAHTPPPPPPAPHGGHGYVPPPPPPPAYGTPVHHAPPAAHYPPAVPHYGHHGHYRQPHYGHHGHYRRRSFLHDLFD; via the coding sequence ATGCAGATGACCTGTCCCAAGTGCCACGGCGAAATGCGGGTCTACGAGCGCAGCGGCGTCACGATCGACCAGTGCACCGAGTGCCGCGGCATCTTCCTGGACCGCGGTGAGCTGGAGAAACTCTTCGCCGCCGAGGCTACTTACAACCGTTCCGCGCCGGCACCGGGTCCGGCCGCCCACACCCCTCCGCCGCCGCCTCCCGCGCCGCACGGTGGCCACGGATATGTTCCGCCGCCCCCGCCGCCGCCGGCTTACGGGACTCCGGTGCACCACGCCCCGCCGGCCGCCCACTACCCGCCGGCGGTGCCGCACTACGGGCACCACGGGCACTACCGGCAGCCGCACTACGGGCACCACGGGCACTACCGGCGGCGCAGCTTCCTGCACGACCTGTTCGACTGA
- a CDS encoding YbaB/EbfC family nucleoid-associated protein, which produces MRSGVDELQRSLATMQVSAQSPDGAVQATVNADGDLVGLRLDQQACREWDVETLARVIVETVQSASAGKHRQVEQLVTTHRVPDEAA; this is translated from the coding sequence ATGCGCTCCGGAGTGGACGAACTCCAGCGCAGTCTGGCCACCATGCAGGTGAGCGCGCAGTCGCCGGACGGCGCCGTGCAGGCCACCGTGAACGCCGACGGGGATCTCGTCGGTCTGCGCCTGGACCAGCAGGCCTGCCGGGAGTGGGACGTCGAGACGCTGGCCCGGGTGATCGTCGAGACGGTGCAGAGCGCGTCGGCCGGCAAGCACCGCCAGGTCGAGCAGCTGGTGACCACCCATCGCGTGCCGGACGAGGCGGCCTGA
- the dnaB gene encoding replicative DNA helicase produces the protein MSITDDARPDPRPSSQPTGGPQSGGSPRGGGGGAPSSGAYDKAPPQDVAAEQGVLGGMLLSKDAIADVVEILKTHDFYRPIHGTIFDVILDLYGRGEPADALTVAAALADSGDLQRIGGVPYLHTLIESVPTAANASYYARIVADRAILRRLVEAGTKIVQLGYNANGNAGGDVDDIVDRAQQTIYEITEKRVSEDFAALGDMLQPTLDEIEAVGASGGVMQGVPTGFQDLDRLLNGLHPGQLIIVAGRPGLGKSTASMDFARNAAIRHGCASAIFSLEMSKIEMVMRLLSAEARVPLHTLRSGQLSDDDWTKLARRMGEISEAPIFVDDTPNMNLMEIRAKARRLKQRHNLKMLVIDYLQLMSSPKKTESRQQEVSELSRGLKLLAKEIECPVIGVSQLNRGPEQRTDKRPQLSDLRESGSIEQDADVVILLHRDDYYDKESPRAGEADFIVAKHRNGPTDTITVAAQLHLSRFVDMAI, from the coding sequence GTGTCGATCACCGACGACGCACGGCCGGATCCACGTCCCTCATCTCAGCCGACCGGGGGACCCCAGAGCGGTGGTTCGCCCCGCGGCGGCGGTGGCGGCGCGCCGAGCAGCGGCGCCTATGACAAGGCGCCCCCGCAGGACGTCGCGGCCGAGCAGGGCGTGCTGGGCGGCATGCTGCTCTCCAAGGACGCGATCGCCGACGTGGTGGAGATCCTCAAGACCCACGACTTCTACCGGCCGATCCACGGCACCATCTTCGACGTCATCCTCGACCTCTACGGGCGGGGTGAGCCGGCCGACGCGCTGACCGTGGCGGCGGCCCTGGCCGACAGCGGCGACCTGCAGCGGATCGGCGGCGTGCCCTATCTGCACACGCTGATCGAGAGCGTGCCGACCGCCGCCAACGCGTCCTACTACGCGCGCATCGTCGCCGACCGGGCGATCCTGCGCCGCCTGGTCGAGGCCGGCACCAAGATCGTGCAGTTGGGCTACAACGCGAACGGCAACGCCGGTGGTGATGTCGACGACATCGTCGACCGGGCCCAGCAGACCATCTACGAGATCACCGAGAAACGGGTCAGCGAGGATTTCGCCGCGCTCGGCGACATGCTGCAGCCGACGCTCGACGAGATCGAGGCGGTGGGCGCCTCCGGCGGCGTGATGCAGGGCGTCCCGACCGGTTTCCAAGACCTCGACCGCCTGCTCAACGGCCTGCACCCGGGCCAGCTGATCATCGTGGCCGGGCGACCCGGTCTCGGCAAGTCGACCGCGAGCATGGACTTCGCGCGCAACGCGGCGATCCGGCACGGCTGCGCCAGCGCCATCTTCTCGCTGGAAATGAGCAAGATCGAGATGGTGATGCGGCTGCTCTCCGCCGAGGCGCGGGTGCCGCTGCACACCCTCCGGTCCGGCCAGCTCTCCGACGACGACTGGACCAAGCTGGCCCGCCGGATGGGCGAGATCAGCGAGGCGCCGATCTTCGTCGACGACACGCCCAACATGAACCTCATGGAGATCCGCGCCAAGGCCCGCCGGCTCAAGCAGCGGCACAACCTGAAGATGCTGGTCATCGACTATCTCCAGCTGATGTCCTCGCCGAAGAAGACGGAGAGCCGTCAGCAGGAGGTCTCCGAGCTGTCCCGTGGCCTCAAGCTGCTGGCCAAGGAGATCGAGTGCCCGGTGATCGGCGTCAGCCAGCTGAACCGTGGTCCCGAGCAGCGCACCGACAAGCGCCCGCAGCTGTCCGACCTGCGTGAGTCCGGCTCCATCGAGCAGGACGCCGACGTGGTGATCCTGCTGCACCGCGACGACTACTACGACAAGGAGTCGCCGCGCGCCGGCGAGGCCGACTTCATCGTGGCCAAGCACCGTAACGGCCCGACCGACACGATCACGGTGGCGGCGCAGCTGCACCTGTCCCGCTTCGTCGACATGGCCATCTAG